In one Flammeovirga yaeyamensis genomic region, the following are encoded:
- a CDS encoding energy transducer TonB, which translates to MKLIALLLFIIPSLVFSQDKNSACETKVDTLTNTLYYSNVDVSARHIDNRNSLFKEISQKVRVSQEAKRMGLDGVKLLAFYLITEDGDVTGVRFIRGEDQLANKEEIKSIIESKKWKPAICNNEKVTSTMMFTMQLCYK; encoded by the coding sequence ATGAAACTAATTGCCTTACTATTATTCATAATTCCCTCTTTGGTTTTTTCACAGGATAAGAATTCAGCTTGTGAAACTAAAGTGGATACGCTCACTAATACTTTATATTATTCAAATGTAGATGTATCTGCTAGACATATAGATAATAGAAATTCATTATTTAAAGAAATCTCTCAAAAAGTAAGAGTTTCTCAAGAGGCTAAAAGAATGGGACTTGATGGAGTAAAACTCTTAGCTTTTTATTTAATTACTGAAGATGGAGATGTAACAGGTGTAAGATTTATAAGAGGAGAGGATCAATTAGCAAACAAAGAGGAGATAAAATCTATAATAGAAAGTAAGAAATGGAAACCAGCTATTTGTAATAATGAAAAAGTGACATCAACTATGATGTTTACAATGCAATTGTGTTATAAATAG
- a CDS encoding nuclear transport factor 2 family protein — translation MNKVENNEEIAKRYYQALYALDFKTVREIASPDILFEDPTAPPEYDVARKNGIDATLDVYQSSAALNAKLKITDSFVSNGQVVLYVEISGTTAAENLGLEGGKISYNFKGFSVIQVVDGSVIHHTDYLDYSGMVDSFKSII, via the coding sequence ATGAACAAGGTTGAAAATAACGAGGAAATTGCAAAAAGATATTATCAAGCATTATATGCATTAGATTTCAAAACAGTTAGAGAAATTGCATCGCCCGATATACTATTTGAAGACCCTACAGCACCACCTGAATACGATGTTGCTAGAAAAAATGGTATTGATGCTACCTTAGATGTTTATCAAAGCAGTGCAGCCCTCAATGCAAAATTGAAAATTACAGATAGCTTTGTTTCAAACGGACAAGTTGTACTATATGTAGAAATAAGCGGGACAACTGCTGCCGAAAACCTTGGACTTGAAGGTGGGAAAATATCCTATAATTTTAAAGGATTTTCTGTAATACAAGTTGTCGATGGATCAGTTATTCATCATACTGACTATTTGGATTATTCAGGTATGGTAGATAGTTTCAAGTCAATTATATAA
- a CDS encoding AAA domain-containing protein gives MSLKRELIYIDGKDQTDRIEKYSNQGNKCVIVFKNSDREFHYGKNRAKIVRTSVSEEKAFNVFNYLHEIADTVGLKTDEGSNILSRSYKSISVIPEYCILSSLLNGSLPYSLSKNKNPILFPFGFNISQQKAVNTAFSNNLSIIEGPPGTGKTQTILNIIANAVLNGQSVAVVSSNNSATKNVYEKLEKNGVEFIAALLGNSQNKKEFIASQKEINELSQFNLTDVQKAEIKEKCITLADQLTENLSKKNELATLKLELENTRLEYEHFKEAYEENTEKNVGFKKNITANKILEFWITLKSLSEKRRKINFFRRIMYWFKYGIKDKAFYMNSFDEMILSCQSMFYPLRIHEISVRISSLEQSLKDFAFDHKMKEYTDMSMQLFKAELCKRYNHQKRVPYTISELRQKSGEFIKDYPVIMSTTYSLRQSLSDNLYYDYVIIDEASQVDLATGALALSCAKRAVIVGDVNQLPNVVNSGTQIKTDRIFDAYKLKEPYRYSNHSLLSSILELLPTAPKTLLKEHYRCNPKIIEFCNKKFYDDQLIVHTEHTTNRQPLIVYKTTQGNHARERMNQRQIDIIKHEIIPSQNLENVDLGIVTPYRNQTYALQKTFKETSIKADTVDKFQGRENEVIILSTVDNEISDFTDNPNRLNVAVSRAIDQLIVVVSGNEMEKENNISDLIKYIEYNNFSIIQSELNSIFDLLYQGYEDKRSKIIEKSGKVSEFDSENLMYGLIKQVLAEEKFLKYNVLLHYPIRQLIRDYSKLDDQEIKYVSNSMTHLDFLIYNKLGKTPVLGIEVDGFEFHKQGTRQEERDRMKDRILEKYNFPILRFGTNESKEKEKLINKLNEL, from the coding sequence ATGTCACTTAAAAGAGAACTGATTTATATTGACGGGAAAGATCAGACGGATAGAATTGAAAAATATTCAAATCAGGGTAATAAGTGTGTTATTGTCTTTAAAAACAGCGATAGGGAATTTCATTATGGAAAAAATAGAGCAAAGATAGTCAGGACATCTGTAAGTGAAGAAAAGGCATTTAACGTTTTCAATTACTTACATGAAATTGCTGATACAGTAGGACTTAAAACGGATGAAGGGAGCAATATACTTTCAAGAAGTTACAAAAGTATTTCTGTCATTCCCGAGTACTGCATTTTGTCAAGTTTGTTAAATGGTTCTTTACCATATAGTCTAAGTAAAAATAAAAACCCTATTCTATTTCCATTTGGTTTTAATATAAGTCAGCAAAAGGCAGTTAATACTGCATTTTCTAACAATTTAAGTATCATTGAAGGACCTCCTGGAACAGGCAAGACTCAAACGATTCTCAACATTATTGCTAATGCGGTTTTAAATGGACAAAGTGTTGCGGTTGTTTCAAGTAATAACTCAGCAACAAAAAATGTTTATGAAAAATTGGAGAAGAATGGTGTTGAATTTATAGCTGCACTTCTTGGTAATTCCCAAAACAAAAAGGAGTTTATTGCATCTCAAAAAGAAATAAATGAATTATCTCAGTTTAATTTAACTGACGTTCAAAAAGCTGAAATAAAAGAAAAATGTATAACGCTTGCCGATCAACTCACTGAAAACCTTAGCAAGAAAAACGAGTTAGCAACACTTAAGTTAGAATTAGAAAACACAAGGTTAGAGTATGAACACTTCAAAGAAGCTTACGAAGAGAATACAGAAAAGAATGTAGGCTTCAAGAAAAATATTACAGCAAATAAAATACTTGAGTTCTGGATTACCCTTAAAAGCCTTAGCGAAAAACGTAGAAAAATCAACTTCTTTAGAAGAATCATGTATTGGTTTAAATACGGTATTAAGGATAAGGCATTTTATATGAATTCATTTGATGAAATGATTCTTAGTTGCCAATCTATGTTTTATCCATTAAGAATACATGAAATTTCAGTTAGGATAAGTAGTCTAGAACAATCTCTGAAAGATTTTGCATTTGACCATAAAATGAAGGAGTACACTGATATGTCAATGCAACTATTCAAGGCAGAATTATGTAAAAGATACAATCACCAAAAAAGAGTTCCTTATACGATCTCAGAACTTCGTCAAAAATCAGGTGAATTTATCAAGGATTACCCTGTCATTATGAGTACAACCTATTCATTAAGACAGAGTTTATCAGATAATCTTTACTATGACTATGTAATTATAGATGAAGCTTCTCAAGTTGATCTGGCGACGGGAGCACTTGCTCTTTCTTGTGCAAAAAGAGCGGTCATTGTCGGTGATGTCAATCAGTTGCCCAATGTGGTGAATTCAGGTACGCAAATAAAAACAGATAGGATTTTTGATGCTTATAAACTGAAAGAACCTTATCGTTATTCGAATCATAGTTTGCTATCGTCTATTCTTGAATTACTTCCCACAGCACCCAAAACTCTATTAAAAGAACATTATCGTTGTAATCCGAAGATTATAGAGTTCTGTAACAAGAAATTTTATGATGATCAATTAATAGTTCATACAGAACATACCACTAATCGACAACCTCTTATTGTTTATAAAACAACACAAGGTAATCATGCTAGAGAACGTATGAATCAACGACAAATTGATATTATCAAACATGAAATTATCCCAAGTCAAAATCTTGAAAATGTAGACTTAGGTATTGTAACACCTTATCGTAATCAGACCTATGCTTTACAAAAAACATTTAAAGAAACGTCAATAAAAGCAGACACTGTAGATAAATTTCAAGGAAGAGAAAATGAGGTGATTATACTATCCACCGTTGATAATGAGATTTCTGATTTTACTGACAATCCTAATCGTTTAAATGTGGCCGTTTCAAGAGCAATAGATCAATTAATAGTAGTGGTTAGTGGAAATGAAATGGAAAAAGAAAATAACATCTCCGACCTGATCAAATATATTGAATACAACAACTTTTCTATTATTCAAAGTGAGTTAAATTCAATTTTCGATTTGCTATACCAAGGTTATGAGGATAAACGATCAAAGATTATTGAAAAATCTGGGAAGGTATCTGAGTTTGATAGTGAAAACTTAATGTATGGATTAATCAAACAAGTATTGGCAGAAGAGAAATTTTTGAAATATAATGTGCTTTTGCATTACCCAATCAGACAGCTAATTAGAGATTATTCCAAATTAGACGATCAAGAAATAAAGTATGTGTCGAATTCAATGACACATTTAGATTTTCTTATTTACAACAAACTTGGTAAAACACCTGTACTTGGAATAGAAGTTGATGGTTTTGAATTTCATAAGCAGGGAACAAGACAAGAGGAAAGGGATAGAATGAAAGATAGAATCTTAGAAAAATATAATTTCCCTATTCTACGTTTTGGTACAAATGAAAGTAAGGAGAAGGAGAAATTAATTAATAAGCTCAATGAACTTTAG
- a CDS encoding DMT family transporter yields the protein MSWIYLILSGLFEVGFTTSMKLSDGFTNWKGVVGFLVFGALSFGLLLKSMQTIETGTAYAVWAGIGASGTILMGLFYFNDAFNAYKLMFLSFIIIGIIGIKLSS from the coding sequence ATGAGTTGGATTTACTTAATACTTTCAGGACTATTCGAAGTGGGATTTACTACTTCCATGAAGCTTTCGGATGGCTTTACCAATTGGAAAGGAGTGGTGGGCTTTTTAGTATTTGGAGCTTTAAGTTTTGGATTGCTTCTCAAATCTATGCAAACTATAGAAACGGGAACAGCCTATGCCGTTTGGGCTGGGATTGGTGCAAGTGGAACCATCTTAATGGGGTTATTCTATTTCAATGATGCTTTTAATGCTTACAAACTTATGTTTTTGTCATTCATCATCATCGGAATTATTGGAATCAAATTAAGTTCTTAA
- a CDS encoding SMI1/KNR4 family protein — protein MKVIDYLYKVIKSEIEFIPFSEPQKNDNKVYPNEIMDIIKKYGNNFMLNGQEIDIDLGYNDFGGLINRGIEISNDGAGNSWVIEVSPNQECKAVYFCCHDPAILLKQSNSLIEFFQQIIEDELFLIEEELVIPIKEIDTNLLNEFSLDDKSKLKEKVLVDLSSNMKVGQGFDWDKFGPRTTIIKHKSKEMWLLLK, from the coding sequence ATGAAAGTAATTGATTATTTATATAAAGTGATTAAGTCAGAAATTGAATTTATTCCTTTCTCTGAACCCCAAAAAAATGATAATAAGGTTTATCCAAATGAAATTATGGATATTATAAAAAAATATGGAAATAATTTTATGCTTAATGGTCAAGAAATTGACATAGACCTAGGATACAATGATTTTGGTGGGTTAATTAACAGAGGAATTGAAATTTCAAATGATGGAGCAGGTAATTCTTGGGTCATTGAAGTTAGTCCAAATCAAGAATGTAAAGCTGTATATTTCTGTTGCCATGACCCAGCCATATTATTAAAACAATCAAATTCATTGATTGAATTTTTTCAACAAATTATAGAAGATGAACTTTTTCTAATTGAAGAAGAATTAGTGATACCCATAAAGGAAATAGACACTAACTTATTAAATGAGTTTTCTTTAGATGATAAAAGTAAATTAAAAGAAAAAGTATTAGTGGACCTTTCTTCAAATATGAAGGTAGGACAGGGTTTTGATTGGGATAAATTTGGACCAAGAACAACTATAATAAAACACAAAAGCAAAGAGATGTGGTTACTATTAAAATAA
- a CDS encoding SDR family oxidoreductase codes for MKNITIIGATGTLGLPITKKLNSLGVQVKAVVRDIQKAKEILPDSVEVVYGDVANKESLKVALIGSKTVYLNLNTTTWNVDAPFHVEREGIINVIDVSKELGIQHIMQIVGIDSSHPEFATTGMEYKTNLIRKPAMEYLKNSGINYTFFHCSVFLDSFPSFIQEQEFAIIGNHSYPVYFTNTTQLAGNIFNAIDNEEAHNKAFTIQGKEGVSFPEAAKKFVGIYNSDIKVMEYPLDIIPHLGLPTKEDEQFMEHMLTYVEQLKEEQVSQKTWEILGEPELSIDDFAKTIVGR; via the coding sequence ATGAAAAACATCACAATTATTGGCGCTACGGGTACACTTGGTTTACCGATTACAAAGAAATTAAACAGTTTAGGCGTTCAAGTCAAAGCAGTAGTTAGAGATATTCAAAAAGCAAAAGAAATTCTTCCAGACAGTGTCGAAGTGGTTTATGGAGATGTAGCCAATAAAGAGAGTTTAAAAGTAGCTTTAATTGGATCAAAAACCGTTTATCTCAATTTAAATACCACCACTTGGAATGTCGATGCTCCTTTTCATGTAGAGCGAGAGGGTATTATCAATGTGATAGATGTGAGCAAAGAGTTAGGCATTCAGCATATTATGCAAATAGTGGGCATCGATTCTTCTCACCCAGAATTTGCAACTACGGGAATGGAATACAAAACCAATCTCATCAGAAAACCGGCAATGGAATACCTTAAAAATTCAGGCATAAACTATACTTTTTTCCATTGCTCTGTTTTCCTAGATTCCTTCCCGAGCTTTATTCAGGAACAAGAGTTCGCGATCATCGGTAACCATTCTTACCCAGTATATTTTACCAATACCACTCAATTGGCAGGGAATATTTTTAATGCCATTGATAATGAGGAAGCTCACAATAAAGCATTTACCATTCAAGGCAAAGAAGGGGTAAGTTTCCCTGAAGCAGCCAAAAAGTTTGTTGGTATCTATAATTCAGACATCAAAGTGATGGAGTACCCATTGGATATCATTCCACACTTGGGTTTGCCTACAAAAGAAGATGAACAATTTATGGAACATATGCTTACTTATGTTGAGCAGTTGAAAGAGGAACAAGTTTCCCAAAAGACATGGGAAATATTAGGTGAGCCAGAATTATCTATTGATGATTTTGCTAAGACAATCGTTGGTCGATAA
- a CDS encoding Crp/Fnr family transcriptional regulator, translated as MHSIKETFTSRYALSEENFEILRSHMSLIEKQKGELILKEGQVDHSVYFIEKGAVRSYYFNKEGKDVSVWFGFEGDIAVSLGNFIHAHPSLENIELLENTTLLKISNSTLLELYTTHIDLANFGRRLAEQALLEMEQQIFLTQTSDAKTRYHSLIDKFPGILQRVKLGHIASYLGITQVTLSRIRAEK; from the coding sequence ATGCACTCCATAAAAGAAACCTTCACTAGTCGCTATGCTCTTTCAGAAGAGAATTTCGAAATTCTTCGATCTCACATGTCACTTATTGAGAAACAAAAAGGCGAATTGATTTTGAAAGAAGGACAGGTGGATCATAGTGTATATTTTATTGAAAAAGGGGCCGTAAGGAGTTATTATTTCAATAAAGAAGGGAAGGATGTTTCTGTATGGTTTGGATTTGAAGGGGATATTGCGGTTTCATTAGGGAACTTTATTCATGCACATCCCTCATTGGAAAATATTGAGTTGCTAGAAAATACCACACTTTTAAAAATCAGTAATTCGACATTGCTAGAATTGTATACTACCCATATCGATTTAGCCAATTTCGGAAGAAGACTTGCTGAACAAGCACTTTTGGAAATGGAACAACAAATATTCTTAACGCAAACTTCTGATGCCAAAACGAGGTATCATTCTCTTATCGATAAGTTTCCTGGGATTCTTCAGAGAGTCAAACTAGGACACATTGCTTCGTATTTAGGGATTACACAAGTCACCCTAAGTAGAATTCGAGCAGAAAAATAA
- a CDS encoding S1 family peptidase: protein MKLKHLLFFGLSFFVFISCDDNETNDPDPVVESTFGIRHDKELSEYESIAATVSPENPDFRTVVQFKYSLDGTDEYDYTASGVVIDEEWILTAGHNFYDKSEQSNPAPVSGITIRVGNDPNNPDTTYTVESIYIHPTWLNGDQNYSDANDLCLVKVSSAIADITPAQLFTDKTETLGNKVWICGFGDYSKLEGQDKTMDSKKHAMENVLDRLQEGLETSVNGVTYSGGLVAFDFDNPGKTINSLGDDIVNADEKILGEGTSDPEPMEYEATTVSGDSGGPLFLKDTDGAWKVSGILGGGASNVFEGHVDGSYGDISIYTRVSTSYDWISSVMNDEE, encoded by the coding sequence ATGAAACTTAAGCATCTATTATTTTTTGGTTTATCCTTTTTTGTATTCATCTCCTGTGATGACAACGAAACCAATGATCCTGATCCAGTAGTAGAAAGTACCTTTGGCATTCGTCACGATAAAGAATTATCCGAATACGAAAGTATTGCCGCTACTGTTAGTCCCGAAAATCCTGACTTCAGAACCGTAGTTCAATTTAAATATAGTTTAGATGGGACGGATGAATACGATTACACCGCATCCGGAGTGGTGATTGACGAGGAATGGATTCTCACCGCAGGTCATAACTTTTATGATAAGTCAGAACAAAGTAATCCGGCACCTGTATCGGGCATTACAATTCGCGTAGGGAACGATCCCAATAATCCGGATACAACGTATACCGTAGAATCGATTTACATTCATCCTACATGGTTAAATGGGGATCAAAATTATAGCGATGCCAACGACCTGTGTTTAGTAAAAGTTTCGAGTGCAATTGCTGATATCACTCCAGCACAATTATTTACAGACAAAACCGAAACATTAGGAAATAAAGTATGGATTTGCGGTTTTGGAGATTACTCAAAATTAGAGGGTCAAGATAAAACCATGGATTCAAAAAAACACGCTATGGAAAATGTTTTGGATAGGCTTCAGGAAGGTTTGGAGACTTCTGTGAATGGCGTAACTTATTCTGGTGGATTAGTGGCTTTTGATTTTGATAATCCAGGGAAGACTATCAATTCGCTTGGTGATGATATTGTGAATGCTGACGAAAAAATTCTAGGTGAAGGCACTTCAGATCCTGAACCAATGGAGTACGAAGCAACAACAGTATCAGGCGATAGTGGAGGTCCCTTATTCCTTAAGGATACTGATGGTGCTTGGAAAGTATCTGGTATATTAGGTGGAGGGGCAAGTAACGTCTTCGAAGGTCATGTAGATGGTAGTTATGGAGACATTAGTATCTACACAAGAGTATCCACCTCTTACGATTGGATATCTTCAGTGATGAATGATGAAGAATAA
- a CDS encoding HNH endonuclease signature motif containing protein has product MKKLIEINPIEDRQELLDLRRSEKLGCSISVNYIYFLTEEFITYPSGQSAILYIGEAMRKSENTGVRFVQHITPKKETGSDSGNNLILSHFFHNNWKIGLVVFESNQSRKLIEREMIYWHIQQFGAPPIAQGKIPLDKKGKNRNKDIFEYLESNKQSVAKNGDFLRNINNRV; this is encoded by the coding sequence ATGAAAAAGCTAATTGAAATAAACCCAATAGAGGATCGACAAGAATTATTGGATTTGAGAAGAAGTGAAAAACTTGGATGCAGTATATCTGTTAATTATATCTACTTTCTAACTGAAGAATTTATCACTTACCCAAGTGGTCAAAGTGCCATCCTATATATTGGTGAAGCTATGAGAAAGTCTGAAAACACTGGGGTTAGGTTTGTTCAGCATATTACTCCTAAAAAAGAAACAGGATCGGACTCTGGTAATAATTTGATACTTTCTCATTTCTTTCATAATAATTGGAAAATTGGATTGGTTGTTTTTGAATCCAATCAAAGCCGTAAGTTAATTGAGCGAGAAATGATATATTGGCATATACAACAATTTGGTGCACCTCCTATAGCACAAGGAAAAATACCTCTTGATAAAAAAGGCAAGAATAGAAATAAGGATATTTTTGAATATTTAGAATCTAATAAGCAATCTGTAGCTAAAAATGGGGATTTTCTACGGAACATTAATAATAGGGTATAA
- a CDS encoding acyl carrier protein: MGLDSIELLFFVEDTFSIRFNASEAEQINTVQDFSNSVYDKIVTKPNKECVSHKIFKRFKESIQRLKLSDIVVMPETKLSELFPNENLHRNWKLLETDIGLQLPELSSLDFSPKLSSHVSVLGVKIKKRSKPVLNGNVQQLIDWVISLNYNKLINIKEITSKYEVERIICGIIYDRMGVRINEIELEHSITYDLGID, encoded by the coding sequence ATGGGATTAGACTCTATAGAATTATTGTTTTTTGTTGAGGATACATTTAGTATTCGATTTAATGCTTCAGAAGCAGAGCAGATTAATACTGTACAAGACTTTTCAAACTCTGTTTATGATAAAATTGTCACTAAACCAAATAAGGAATGTGTATCTCATAAAATATTTAAGAGGTTTAAAGAATCTATTCAAAGATTGAAACTTAGTGATATTGTTGTTATGCCTGAGACAAAGTTATCGGAGTTGTTTCCTAATGAAAATTTACACAGAAATTGGAAATTGTTAGAGACCGATATCGGGCTTCAATTACCCGAATTATCTTCTCTTGACTTTAGTCCAAAATTAAGCTCTCATGTAAGTGTTTTAGGTGTTAAGATCAAAAAACGTTCAAAACCAGTATTAAATGGGAACGTGCAACAATTAATTGATTGGGTAATTTCTTTAAATTATAATAAGCTTATAAACATTAAAGAAATAACGAGTAAATATGAAGTAGAAAGAATAATCTGTGGAATTATTTATGATAGAATGGGTGTTCGAATAAATGAAATAGAACTGGAACATTCTATAACTTATGATTTAGGAATAGATTAA
- a CDS encoding PDDEXK nuclease domain-containing protein: MELRNSENTSLLLDITDLIESSKSQLVSNINSSLTILFWQIGKKILFETLENKRAKYGKETISKLSTSLCLKFGKSYEEKNLRRMVQFAEKFPELEKVVTLSRHLSWSHFLVLIPIKEKQEREFYSNLSMNNNLGVRGLRTEISRKTFERTENANSQIISKNKLSKGIFKDPYLLEFLDLKKGFLENDLEEAILKQIENFILELGNGFTFVERQKRMIIDGDDYYLDLLFYHRKLKRLVAIELKIDKFKAKYKGQMELYLKWLNRYEKQEGENEPIGLILCAETSKEQIELLEMDRDGIMVAEYWTILPPKELLEAKLHEALIEAKEIIERRKLL; the protein is encoded by the coding sequence ATGGAACTACGTAATTCAGAAAATACATCACTTCTTTTAGATATTACAGATTTAATTGAATCGAGCAAAAGTCAATTGGTCAGTAATATAAATAGTTCATTGACAATATTATTTTGGCAAATAGGGAAAAAGATTCTCTTTGAAACATTAGAGAACAAAAGAGCTAAATATGGTAAGGAAACTATTTCTAAGCTTTCTACATCTTTGTGTTTAAAATTTGGTAAAAGCTACGAGGAGAAGAACTTAAGAAGAATGGTTCAATTTGCTGAAAAGTTTCCAGAATTAGAAAAAGTCGTTACACTGTCACGACATTTATCGTGGTCACACTTTTTAGTGTTAATTCCAATAAAAGAGAAGCAAGAAAGAGAATTCTACAGTAATCTTTCAATGAACAATAATTTGGGAGTAAGAGGTCTGAGAACTGAAATTTCACGTAAAACATTTGAGAGAACGGAGAATGCAAATTCACAAATTATTTCAAAGAATAAGCTTTCAAAGGGGATTTTTAAAGATCCATATTTATTGGAATTTCTAGATTTAAAGAAAGGTTTTTTAGAAAATGATTTAGAAGAAGCAATTCTTAAACAAATAGAAAACTTCATCTTAGAACTTGGTAATGGTTTTACGTTTGTTGAAAGACAAAAACGAATGATTATAGATGGTGATGATTATTATCTAGACTTATTGTTCTATCACAGAAAACTAAAAAGACTAGTAGCAATAGAATTAAAAATAGACAAATTCAAGGCTAAATATAAAGGTCAAATGGAGCTTTATCTAAAATGGTTAAATAGATATGAGAAACAAGAAGGAGAAAATGAACCAATTGGTCTAATATTATGTGCTGAAACAAGTAAAGAACAAATTGAACTTCTTGAAATGGATAGAGATGGAATTATGGTAGCGGAGTATTGGACTATTTTACCACCAAAAGAGCTTCTAGAAGCAAAATTACATGAAGCATTAATAGAAGCGAAAGAGATAATAGAAAGAAGAAAACTATTGTAA